In Brevibacillus brevis NBRC 100599, a single genomic region encodes these proteins:
- a CDS encoding outer cell wall protein — MNKKVVLSVLSTTLVASVAASAFAAPKDGIYIGGNIKKYYSTDVLFEMTPQAKATYASELNAMASDFNNVVFVDYKGKGASIEELFTKGSKVALGEPLKKEDFADLYKVVNKDGSSTATEDARAKVDPTPTGDLNVESVSANNLKEVVVTFDKAVDADTAGDKAYYTFTANKLAVDKVTVSGKTVVLTLAAKAENQASYELNVDGIKGLVKTTKEVKFFDNTTPTVAAVAAIGPKQVKVTFSEPLSAKPSFSVNNGAIAVVADNFVEGTKEVILTLGAQPTASTNTVTVEGGADYASYKVEKVTKDFTVVADTTPPTVSVKKASAKQVVLEFSEDVQNVQDKNVVFYHTTKGHEGYKGTILGVDGKEVTISFVNPLPEGQFKIFVDYVVDNGTQISDLWGNKLPEQVITGTFAADTTPPTVTKVEAKTNTEIHVTFSETVNGADNKANFTLKGVTGNVIPLTKAEVVDAAKNIYKVVTTEPLNGGSYYLTVKGIEDASKNKLVEYTATVAVADTVPPNVKDLDPATPGTDAQLISPTKVKIAFTEPMDKASIENKNNYMFNGFNLDSKVTLTATDSNTAVVVDFTNVVGFNGFKNGDAISVGRVLDTAGNPKTEMQTKVNLPNSVSAPLFDKAEVTGKNTVKLYFKELIINAKADDFAVDNGEGYKAVNSISNDVVENKSVITLTTGNDLPTTAAGVKVKTVGEVDAKNQYGVAVALTDVPADDKIGPNWLKAETVDTNNNGKIDQFKLTFSEALYVASVQDSDFRIEGYTIAGVETKGEVVTIKVTELDIDDSDATPTVAVIGSVEDLKRNASGPFEPQKAIDGVSAPDKEAPVVTGVEAGKTYNTAVTPDSADKDIKTVVLKKDGKELAGYALKTPISENGSYELVVTDNAGNTTTVKFKVDIPAEDKKAPEIKTVTDDKVAVADAPKWEAPKATATDDVDGDISDKIAVTYSSEDAGSKVTDLASAQTHLGTAGNTVKVTYNVTDKAGNPATAVSATFTAI, encoded by the coding sequence GTGAATAAAAAAGTGGTACTTTCTGTTCTTTCTACAACACTTGTAGCTAGCGTTGCAGCATCTGCATTTGCAGCACCAAAAGATGGTATTTACATTGGTGGAAACATCAAAAAATACTATTCTACTGACGTTCTGTTCGAAATGACTCCACAAGCTAAAGCTACTTATGCTTCTGAGTTGAATGCTATGGCTTCTGACTTTAACAATGTAGTTTTCGTTGACTACAAAGGAAAAGGCGCTTCTATTGAAGAGCTCTTCACTAAAGGCAGCAAAGTTGCTCTGGGCGAGCCTCTGAAAAAAGAAGACTTCGCTGATCTCTACAAAGTAGTGAACAAAGATGGTTCTTCTACTGCAACTGAAGATGCTAGAGCTAAAGTAGATCCTACTCCTACTGGCGATCTGAACGTTGAATCTGTAAGTGCTAATAACCTTAAAGAAGTTGTAGTTACATTCGACAAAGCTGTTGACGCTGATACAGCTGGAGACAAGGCTTATTACACCTTCACCGCAAATAAATTGGCTGTAGACAAAGTAACAGTATCTGGTAAAACAGTGGTTCTTACTCTTGCAGCTAAAGCTGAAAATCAAGCTTCCTATGAGTTGAACGTTGATGGTATTAAAGGCTTGGTGAAAACCACAAAAGAAGTCAAGTTCTTCGATAATACAACTCCAACTGTAGCAGCTGTTGCTGCAATTGGTCCAAAACAAGTAAAAGTTACATTCTCTGAGCCACTGAGTGCAAAACCAAGCTTCTCTGTTAACAACGGTGCTATTGCAGTTGTAGCAGATAACTTTGTAGAGGGTACTAAAGAAGTAATTTTGACTTTGGGAGCTCAACCAACAGCTAGCACTAACACTGTGACTGTTGAAGGTGGAGCAGATTATGCAAGTTACAAAGTAGAGAAAGTAACTAAGGACTTTACTGTTGTAGCTGACACAACTCCTCCTACAGTTTCTGTTAAAAAGGCATCTGCTAAACAAGTGGTTTTGGAATTTAGCGAAGATGTACAAAACGTGCAAGACAAAAACGTTGTATTCTACCACACTACTAAAGGTCATGAAGGTTACAAAGGTACAATTCTTGGAGTAGATGGTAAAGAAGTTACAATCTCATTCGTAAATCCACTCCCAGAAGGTCAATTCAAAATTTTTGTGGATTATGTAGTAGATAACGGTACTCAAATTTCTGACTTGTGGGGCAACAAACTTCCTGAACAAGTTATCACAGGAACGTTTGCTGCTGATACAACTCCTCCAACAGTAACAAAAGTTGAAGCAAAAACTAACACAGAAATTCACGTTACATTTAGCGAAACAGTAAATGGCGCAGATAACAAAGCAAACTTTACTTTGAAAGGTGTAACAGGTAATGTAATTCCACTTACCAAAGCTGAAGTAGTTGATGCAGCTAAGAACATCTACAAAGTAGTTACTACTGAACCATTGAATGGTGGTTCTTACTACTTGACAGTCAAAGGTATTGAAGATGCTTCTAAGAATAAACTTGTTGAGTATACCGCAACTGTTGCTGTTGCAGATACAGTACCTCCGAACGTGAAAGACCTTGATCCAGCAACACCAGGTACAGATGCTCAATTGATCTCTCCAACTAAAGTGAAAATTGCTTTCACTGAACCAATGGACAAAGCGTCCATCGAGAATAAAAACAACTACATGTTTAATGGATTTAACCTCGATAGCAAAGTGACTTTAACAGCTACTGACAGCAACACTGCTGTGGTTGTTGACTTTACTAATGTAGTTGGATTCAATGGCTTCAAAAATGGTGATGCTATCTCTGTAGGACGTGTACTGGATACAGCAGGAAATCCAAAGACAGAAATGCAAACAAAAGTTAATTTGCCAAACAGCGTGTCCGCTCCATTGTTTGATAAAGCTGAGGTAACTGGTAAAAATACAGTTAAACTCTACTTCAAAGAACTCATCATCAATGCGAAGGCTGACGACTTTGCAGTTGATAATGGAGAAGGATATAAAGCAGTTAACTCCATTTCCAATGATGTTGTAGAAAATAAATCCGTAATCACTCTTACTACAGGCAACGATTTGCCAACTACGGCAGCTGGTGTGAAAGTTAAAACTGTTGGAGAAGTAGATGCTAAAAACCAATACGGTGTAGCTGTAGCTCTGACTGATGTTCCTGCAGACGACAAGATCGGTCCTAATTGGCTTAAAGCGGAAACCGTTGATACAAACAACAACGGAAAAATCGATCAGTTCAAACTGACTTTCTCTGAGGCACTGTATGTTGCATCTGTTCAAGATAGCGACTTCAGAATTGAAGGGTACACTATCGCCGGTGTAGAAACTAAAGGTGAAGTTGTAACTATTAAAGTCACAGAGTTGGACATCGATGATTCCGATGCTACACCTACAGTAGCAGTTATTGGTTCTGTAGAAGACCTGAAACGTAATGCATCTGGTCCATTTGAACCACAAAAAGCTATTGATGGTGTGAGTGCACCAGATAAAGAAGCACCTGTAGTAACAGGTGTTGAGGCTGGAAAAACTTACAACACCGCAGTAACACCTGATTCAGCTGATAAAGATATCAAAACTGTAGTTTTGAAAAAGGATGGAAAAGAACTAGCTGGTTATGCTTTGAAAACACCAATCAGTGAAAATGGCTCATATGAGCTAGTTGTAACTGACAATGCAGGTAACACCACAACTGTGAAATTCAAAGTTGATATTCCAGCTGAAGATAAAAAAGCACCAGAAATTAAAACTGTAACTGATGATAAGGTCGCTGTTGCAGATGCACCAAAATGGGAAGCACCAAAAGCTACTGCTACTGATGATGTAGACGGCGACATCAGTGATAAGATTGCGGTAACTTATTCAAGTGAAGATGCAGGAAGCAAAGTAACAGACTTGGCTTCTGCTCAAACTCACTTGGGTACTGCAGGTAACACTGTAAAAGTAACTTACAATGTAACTGATAAGGCTGGAAATCCTGCTACAGCAGTTTCCGCAACTTTTACAGCAATCTAA
- a CDS encoding S-layer homology domain-containing protein: MKKVVNSVLASALALTVAPMAFAAEEAATTTAPKMDADMEKTVKRLEALGLVAGYGNGEYGVDKTITRAEFATLVVRARGLEQGAKLAQFSNTYTDVKSTDWFAGFVNVASGEEIVKGFPDKSFKPQNQVTYAEAVTMIVRALGYEPSVKGVWPNSMISKASELNIARSITTPNNAATRGDIFKMLDNALRVDLMEQVEFGTDIRHEITKETLLTKYLKVTVRDMEWAQEAGNDSEDLPLVTNVPAIGLGKIKANEVTLNGKDAGIGNTTYKVADGINANDFDGQHVQVWIKDDKEDVIVWMEGSTDQEVIMDRVGEFTLKGKTFEDPKDLSNSDLADLKLELDASEKSYRFNKNTKVTYNFTRFNDPVDGLKEIIKDNADGGFTFGAKVVLDNNNEIAYIHVIDDQSMNKEDEGVKYGSEVISKIDTDKKKITNRDNDKFNDLDGKEEGKDFLVFLNGKPAKFSDLKEGMVYSVYYADGDEDKLLVFATDTVVEGKVDKVVSRNNNDYRLTIGDKTYRVYEGATFSDDGNKDVQDIDKDHWDLVDSLDDETVKLYLDASGRVRHIETKDAIDDRKQKAIVTRSATFNTSKDTWDFRVLTQKGKEITVSLEAKNIYDFDGKNFSRDNKNQDDLEDILVPSKDKDTLLLEVTLDADGKPGKVEFLKPVKVEQESGKAWDDLADEDDDMVGDYEVTDKTAVFNMTGKLEESSKRKELKNAKTAKFKDVADENDLSVIYTVNDKDEVEAIFVVEGDGLTGDAHYGQVIDFGRKGGKDTIRVWEKDGDKVVEKEYKLDGDQDDLKDEDIRRNDFIAFTVDSNDEVVVDDVVEVVNKNAKGMLAEVTDEKGMKDANIDKMVVGLVSDVSKDTITYKDADDNKKKASIKSATVYFDLYDDFGEADGVNEGDYVVMIDSGDISGTKYDYVLIVSDAKTVRKDKLEDDAEAFLKQEPSEKPDPDTKWDALPSKVEGKFTSAGPVKLYRATVELNSKVKAEDVDAIEFYFNGKKVEPSLLNFKDGVITIGYNTEDKVTSSKIKVTNKNGKDSDEATVTFVEA, translated from the coding sequence ATGAAAAAGGTCGTTAACAGTGTATTGGCTAGTGCACTCGCACTTACTGTTGCTCCAATGGCTTTCGCAGCAGAAGAAGCAGCAACTACTACAGCTCCAAAAATGGACGCTGATATGGAAAAAACCGTAAAACGTCTGGAAGCTCTTGGCCTGGTAGCAGGTTATGGCAACGGCGAATACGGTGTAGACAAAACTATCACTCGTGCAGAGTTCGCTACTCTGGTTGTTCGCGCTCGCGGACTGGAGCAAGGTGCGAAATTGGCACAATTCAGCAATACTTACACAGATGTGAAATCTACTGATTGGTTTGCTGGTTTCGTAAACGTAGCTTCCGGCGAAGAAATCGTAAAAGGTTTCCCGGACAAATCTTTCAAACCACAAAACCAAGTTACTTATGCTGAAGCTGTAACTATGATCGTTCGTGCACTGGGTTATGAGCCATCCGTTAAGGGTGTATGGCCTAACAGCATGATCTCCAAAGCTTCCGAGCTGAACATTGCTAGAAGCATCACTACTCCTAACAATGCAGCAACTCGTGGCGATATCTTCAAAATGCTCGACAACGCTCTTCGCGTAGACCTGATGGAGCAAGTTGAATTCGGTACTGACATCCGTCATGAAATCACGAAAGAAACTCTCCTGACTAAATACCTGAAAGTTACTGTTCGTGACATGGAATGGGCTCAAGAAGCTGGCAACGACAGCGAAGACCTGCCATTGGTAACTAACGTACCAGCTATCGGTCTGGGCAAAATCAAAGCTAACGAAGTTACTTTGAATGGTAAAGACGCTGGTATCGGCAACACTACTTACAAAGTAGCTGACGGTATCAACGCTAACGATTTCGATGGTCAACACGTACAAGTGTGGATCAAAGACGACAAAGAAGACGTAATCGTTTGGATGGAAGGTTCCACAGACCAAGAAGTTATCATGGACCGCGTTGGCGAGTTCACTCTGAAAGGTAAAACTTTCGAAGATCCAAAAGATCTGAGCAACTCTGATCTGGCTGATCTGAAATTGGAGTTGGATGCTAGCGAAAAAAGCTACCGCTTCAACAAAAACACTAAAGTAACTTACAACTTCACTCGCTTCAACGATCCAGTTGATGGTTTGAAAGAAATCATCAAGGACAACGCTGATGGCGGATTCACTTTCGGTGCAAAAGTTGTTCTGGACAACAATAACGAGATTGCTTACATCCACGTTATTGACGACCAATCCATGAACAAAGAAGACGAAGGCGTTAAATACGGTTCCGAAGTTATCTCCAAAATCGATACTGATAAGAAGAAAATCACGAACCGTGATAACGACAAGTTCAACGATCTGGATGGCAAAGAAGAAGGTAAAGACTTCTTGGTATTCCTCAACGGTAAACCAGCTAAATTCAGCGATCTGAAAGAAGGCATGGTTTACAGCGTATACTACGCTGATGGCGACGAAGACAAATTGCTGGTATTCGCTACTGACACAGTAGTAGAAGGTAAAGTAGACAAAGTTGTTAGCCGTAACAACAACGACTACCGCCTGACTATCGGCGACAAAACATACCGCGTTTACGAAGGTGCTACTTTCTCCGATGACGGTAACAAAGATGTTCAAGACATCGACAAAGACCACTGGGATCTGGTTGACAGCTTGGACGACGAAACAGTAAAACTGTACCTGGATGCTTCTGGTCGTGTTCGTCACATCGAAACTAAGGATGCTATCGACGATCGCAAACAAAAAGCAATCGTTACTCGTTCAGCTACTTTCAACACAAGCAAAGACACTTGGGATTTCCGTGTGTTGACTCAAAAAGGTAAGGAAATTACTGTTTCCCTCGAAGCTAAAAATATCTATGACTTCGATGGTAAAAACTTCTCCAGAGACAACAAGAATCAAGATGATCTGGAAGACATCCTGGTACCTAGCAAAGACAAGGACACTCTGCTCTTAGAAGTAACTCTTGATGCAGATGGCAAACCAGGTAAAGTTGAATTCCTGAAACCTGTAAAAGTTGAACAAGAATCTGGTAAAGCTTGGGATGACCTCGCTGATGAAGACGACGACATGGTTGGCGACTACGAAGTTACTGACAAAACAGCTGTCTTCAACATGACTGGTAAATTGGAAGAGAGCAGCAAACGTAAAGAACTGAAAAACGCTAAAACTGCGAAGTTCAAAGACGTTGCTGACGAAAACGACCTGTCTGTAATCTACACTGTAAACGATAAAGACGAAGTAGAAGCAATCTTCGTTGTTGAAGGTGATGGTTTGACTGGTGATGCTCACTACGGTCAAGTGATCGACTTTGGTCGCAAAGGCGGTAAAGACACCATCAGAGTATGGGAAAAAGATGGCGACAAAGTTGTTGAGAAAGAATACAAACTGGATGGCGATCAAGACGATCTGAAGGATGAGGACATCCGTCGTAACGACTTCATCGCATTCACAGTGGATTCCAACGACGAAGTTGTTGTTGACGATGTAGTTGAAGTAGTTAACAAAAATGCTAAAGGCATGCTCGCAGAAGTAACTGACGAAAAAGGCATGAAAGATGCAAACATCGACAAAATGGTCGTTGGTTTGGTTTCTGATGTAAGCAAAGACACCATCACTTACAAAGATGCTGACGACAACAAGAAGAAAGCTAGCATCAAATCTGCTACAGTTTACTTCGATCTGTACGACGACTTCGGTGAAGCAGATGGCGTTAACGAAGGCGACTACGTTGTAATGATCGACAGCGGTGACATCTCCGGTACTAAATACGACTATGTTCTGATCGTTTCTGACGCGAAGACAGTTCGTAAAGACAAACTGGAAGATGACGCAGAAGCATTCTTGAAGCAAGAGCCTTCTGAAAAACCAGATCCAGATACTAAATGGGATGCTCTTCCATCTAAAGTAGAAGGTAAATTCACATCTGCTGGTCCTGTTAAACTGTACCGTGCAACTGTTGAGTTGAATAGCAAGGTTAAAGCTGAAGATGTAGATGCTATCGAGTTCTACTTCAACGGTAAAAAAGTTGAACCTTCCCTGTTGAACTTCAAAGATGGTGTAATCACAATCGGTTACAACACTGAAGATAAAGTAACTTCCAGCAAAATCAAAGTTACTAACAAAAACGGTAAAGATTCTGACGAAGCAACTGTAACTTTCGTAGAAGCGTAA
- a CDS encoding TolC family protein, translating into MNFPYSKKKWMSISLAALLTTALGAGTLTASANTGSDQAKAPTTVQASTDKVAAEAGKANTTTTDTAATDELTLEKAIEQALKSNVTLQNARLDAKNADINDSIIYRSTAQMTADMLDSLDAAQAKYVRSAQSEMTKKLNALAVKSTEGKIKLGAQDVYYKLIFAQDDVNLKKQSLDRAEAQLKVAKAAFDVGTNAKTDVLEAEMGVAGAKAELTNAENNLEIAVMNLNDFLGVDLQKEWKIVSANKKMAPISITMKDAEKEALSKRLEITKAEEELKLAELNVKLIAEYTAASTLSGQEARNNVEKSKIAIDEAKRTVSKDVAQAYLNLNAAREAIDFQKAAKDSAAESYRLKNLRYENGLATTLEVIQSEETLSTRENAYQKAILSYNLAVVNFENALGN; encoded by the coding sequence GTGAATTTTCCATATTCGAAAAAGAAATGGATGTCTATCAGTTTGGCGGCATTATTAACAACAGCCCTTGGCGCAGGAACTTTGACAGCATCTGCGAATACAGGCTCCGATCAAGCAAAGGCACCTACGACTGTACAAGCGTCTACCGATAAAGTAGCAGCTGAGGCAGGCAAAGCGAATACGACAACGACTGATACTGCCGCAACAGATGAGTTGACGTTGGAAAAAGCGATTGAACAAGCCTTGAAAAGCAACGTCACATTACAAAATGCTCGTTTGGATGCGAAAAATGCAGATATTAACGACTCGATCATCTATAGAAGCACGGCACAAATGACAGCAGATATGCTGGATTCCTTAGATGCTGCGCAAGCAAAGTATGTGAGAAGCGCCCAAAGTGAAATGACCAAGAAGCTGAATGCCCTCGCTGTTAAGTCTACAGAAGGAAAGATCAAGTTAGGCGCACAAGATGTCTATTACAAACTGATTTTTGCTCAAGATGACGTGAACCTAAAAAAACAAAGCTTAGACCGTGCTGAAGCACAACTGAAAGTAGCCAAGGCTGCATTTGATGTTGGGACGAACGCGAAAACAGACGTCCTTGAAGCGGAAATGGGCGTAGCTGGTGCAAAAGCTGAGTTGACGAACGCGGAAAATAACCTGGAAATTGCCGTGATGAATCTGAATGATTTCCTCGGCGTTGATCTTCAAAAAGAATGGAAAATCGTCTCTGCCAATAAAAAAATGGCTCCAATCTCGATCACCATGAAAGATGCCGAGAAGGAGGCCCTCTCTAAACGCTTGGAGATTACGAAAGCAGAAGAAGAGCTCAAGCTGGCAGAATTGAATGTGAAGCTGATCGCCGAGTATACGGCGGCTTCAACTCTTTCTGGTCAAGAAGCTCGCAACAACGTTGAGAAATCGAAGATTGCCATTGATGAGGCAAAACGTACCGTTTCGAAGGACGTTGCACAGGCATACCTCAACCTAAACGCAGCTCGCGAGGCGATTGACTTCCAAAAAGCAGCAAAAGATTCCGCAGCTGAGAGCTATCGCTTGAAAAATTTGCGTTATGAAAATGGACTTGCGACGACTTTAGAGGTCATTCAATCGGAAGAAACATTGTCTACTCGTGAGAATGCGTACCAAAAAGCTATCCTGTCTTACAACTTGGCTGTTGTAAACTTTGAAAATGCATTAGGAAATTAA
- a CDS encoding YigZ family protein — MLTQYKTIAGYGEDYIVIERSRFIGYAQRVTTEEEATAFIAMIKKKHWDATHNCSAFVIGENDQIQRSSDDGEPSGTAGKPILECIKKNGVKDTVVVVTRYFGGIKLGAGGLVRAYTAGTVTALKAAKIVVHTLHQMISVSVDYTWWGKVENELRLGEHRVSGTDFTDKVTAHVLIPEGEQDEFVARMVDLTNGQAQIVLGEKEYVEVPVDAVGDVEEE, encoded by the coding sequence ATGCTTACCCAATACAAAACCATCGCTGGTTACGGTGAGGATTATATCGTCATTGAGCGCTCCCGTTTTATCGGATATGCCCAGCGAGTTACCACTGAGGAAGAAGCGACAGCATTTATCGCGATGATCAAAAAGAAGCACTGGGACGCTACTCATAACTGTTCTGCTTTTGTCATTGGCGAAAACGATCAGATTCAGCGCTCAAGCGATGATGGAGAGCCTAGCGGTACGGCGGGCAAGCCGATCCTGGAATGCATCAAGAAAAACGGCGTGAAGGATACGGTCGTAGTCGTCACTCGCTATTTCGGCGGAATCAAGCTTGGGGCCGGTGGGCTTGTTCGGGCTTATACAGCTGGAACGGTCACAGCATTGAAGGCTGCAAAGATCGTGGTGCACACGCTGCATCAGATGATCTCTGTCAGCGTGGACTATACGTGGTGGGGCAAGGTGGAGAACGAACTGCGTCTGGGCGAACATCGCGTGAGCGGTACGGATTTTACAGACAAGGTTACGGCGCATGTGTTGATCCCTGAGGGGGAACAGGATGAGTTTGTCGCAAGGATGGTTGATTTGACGAACGGACAAGCTCAGATCGTGCTGGGGGAAAAGGAATATGTGGAGGTTCCTGTAGACGCGGTTGGCGATGTTGAAGAAGAGTAG